One Gossypium hirsutum isolate 1008001.06 chromosome A11, Gossypium_hirsutum_v2.1, whole genome shotgun sequence genomic window carries:
- the LOC121210103 gene encoding disease resistance protein RPS4B-like — translation MEGCIRLVNVHPSIGVLKMLKLLNLRDCKSLRNLPTRIGMESLETLILSGCSNLVRFPEIDGKIEHLKTLDLSSCYKIEYLPVNLQQIEFLEKLDLSETSITEPPSFIFHLKNLKILSFNGRKGPSYKSRPNLPSLFKVIQGRRTNPMARMLPLLSGLSSLRSLNLRDCNLCEGDIPRDFSGLSCLMILDLSGNNFISIPASLTRLSKLWFLDLSNCNMCTLGEADIHGLSSLSHLYLKGNNFITIPLALTQLSRLKSLELSYCTELKSLPELLTTIADVIIDGCASLELVASPSKVCNLVDEALVYAINCFKLAENINALTLLRKHLKAFANSRKMFAILMPGSDIPEWFSHQKSDSSIKIPLPKDSQWIGVASCCIFVNNDSSRDYEIISCCACINFRNSEQASRDGSIFRGRNRRMIGGTGWQVGPIIKDHLFLHYWSRDQLYPISMEYKYGHCETNNLRATDCLDHKCDELELSFSDLDVEDNAKVKKCGVRIVYEKDLEEIKELQCHTTQFSPNFEHTHQHSIHNDGSVDNTSHIKRKANIYDEAEEEGPQPKRMQKFFNFIMGQPGKKH, via the exons ATGGAAGGTTGTATCAGATTAGTAAATGTCCATCCATCAATCGGAGTGCTTAAGATGCTTAaacttttgaatttaagagaCTGCAAAAGTCTTAGGAATCTTCCAACCAGAATTGGAATGGAATCTCTTGAAACATTAATTCTTTCAGGTTGCTCAAATCTTGTAAGGTTTCCGGAGATTGATGGGAAAATAGAACATCTAAAAACTCTTGATCTTTCTAGTTGttataaaattgaatatttgcCAGTGAACTTGCAGCAAATAGAGTTTTTGGAAAAGCTTGACTTGAGTGAAACAAGCATAACAGAGCCACCATCCTTcatttttcatttgaaaaatcttaaaattctATCTTTCAATGGGCGCAAGGGACCATCGTATAAGTCACGACCAAATTTGCCTTCTCTTTTCAAGGTAATCCAAGGAAGAAGGACGAATCCCATGGCTCGGATGTTGCCTTTGTTGTCAGGTTTGAGTTCATTAAGAAGCCTAAATCTAAGGGACTGCAATCTTTGTGAAGGAGATATTCCACGTGATTTTTCTGGTCTATCCTGTTTGATGATTCTTGATCTTAGTGGTAACAATTTCATCAGCATACCTGCATCTCTTACTCGGCTCTCGAAGCTTTGGTTTCTTGATTTGTCAAATTGCAACATGTGCACTCTTGGTGAAGCAGATATTCATGGTCTATCCTCTTTGAGTCATCTTTATCTTAAGGGTAACAATTTCATCACCATTCCTTTGGCTCTTACTCAACTTAGCAGGCTTAAATCGCTTGAATTATCATACTGCACAGAGCTTAAATCCTTGCCTGAGCTTCTAACAACTATAGCAGATGTGATTATAGATGGTTGTGCTTCACTTGAATTAGTTGCAAGTCCATCAAAAGTATGCAACTTAGTGGATGAGGCTCTCGTTTATGCCATTAACTGCTTCAAATTGGCTGAGAATATCAATGCATTAACACTGCTCAGAAAACATCTTAAG GCTTTTGCAAATTCAAGAAAAATGTTTGCTATTCTTATGCCCGGAAGTGACATCCCAGAATGGTTTAGCCACCAAAAAAGTGACTCTTCAATTAAGATACCCCTTCCGAAAGATAGTCAATGGATTGGAGTTGCTTCTTGCTGCATTTTTGTCAATAATGATTCTTCAAGAGATTACGAGATTATCAGTTGTTGTGCATGTATCAATTTCAGAAATTCTGAACAAGCCAGCCGTGATGGATCTATTTTTCGAGGTAGAAATCGTAGAATGATTGGTGGGACAGGCTGGCAGGTGGGGCCCATAATAAAAGATCACCTTTTTCTTCATTATTGGTCGCGTGATCAACTATATCCAATTTCCATGGAGTATAAATATGGTCATTGTGAAACCAATAATTTACGGGCAACAGATTGCTTAGATCATAAATGCGATGAGCTTGAGCTGTCTTTCTCAGACCTAGATGTTGAAGACAATGCTAAGGTGAAGAAGTGTGGTGTTAGAATAGTGTATGAGAAAGATTTggaagaaataaaagagttgcaGTGCCATACCACTCAATTTTCTCCAAATTTTGAACACACCCACCAACACTCTATTCACAACGATGGATCAGTAGATAACACTTCTCACATAAAACGAAAAGCTAATATCTACGATGAAGCGGAGGAAGAAGGGCCGCAACCGAAACGGATGCAGaagtttttcaattttataatggGCCAACCGGGGAAGAAGCATTAA
- the LOC107962370 gene encoding T-complex protein 1 subunit theta has product MAFSMQPHGIQSMLKEGHKHLSGLDEAVLKNIDACKQLSTITRTSLGPDGMNKMVINHLDKLFVTNDAATIVNELEVQHPAAKILVLAGKAQQEEIGDGANLTISFAGELLQNAEELVRTGLHPSEIISGYTKAITKTLEILEELVEKGSETMDVRNKEQVVSRMKAAVASKQYGLEDILSSHIADACIQVCPKNPVNFDVDNVRVSKLVGGVLHNCTVIRGMALKGDAVGSIKRVEKAKVAVFATGVDSTATETKGTVLIHSAEQLENYAKTEEAKVEELIKAVADSGAKVIVSGGAVGEMALHFCDRYKLMVLKISSKFELRRFCRTTGTSALLKLSQPKPDDLGFVDSISVEEIGGSRVTVVRSEDGGNKVATVVLRGSTDSILDDLERAVDDGVNTYKAMCRDSRMVPGAAATEIELARRLKEFSFKETGLDQYAIAKFAESFELVPRTLAENAGLNPMDIISKLYEKHASGNGKVGIDLRGDDSEDGVCKDVSTVNVWDLYVTKFLALKYAAEAACTVLRVDQIIMAKPAGGPARRDQPAGMDED; this is encoded by the exons atggcgTTCTCAATGCAACCTCATGGCATACAATCGATGCTTAAGGAAGGTCACAAGCATCTCTCAGGTCTCGATGAAGCTGTTTTGAAAAACATCGATGCTTGCAAGCAACTCTCAACAATCACCCGCACTTCCCTCGGCCCCGACG GTATGAATAAGATGGTTATTAATCATTTAGACAAGCTCTTTGTTACCAATGATGCTGCTACCATTGTCAATGAGCTTGAGGTTCAGCATCCGGCGGCAAAGATATTAGTTCTGGCGGGTAAGGCTCAGCAAGAGGAAATTGGTGATGGGGCTAATTTGACAATTTCTTTTGCCGGAGAGCTTCTCCAAAATGCTGAGGAGCTTGTTAGGACTGGCTTGCATCCGAGTGAGATAATCAGTGGATATACTAAAGCAATTACCAAG ACACTTGAGATTTTGGAGGAGCTTGTAGAGAAAGGTTCTGAGACTATGGATGTACGGAATAAAGAGCAAGTTGTTAGTCGAATGAAAGCTGCTGTTGCTAGCAAACAATATGGGCTGGAAGATATATTGTCTTCCCATATAGCTGAT GCTTGCATCCAAGTCTGCCCCAAGAACCCTGTGAACTTTGATGTTGATAATGTCCGTGTGTCAAAGCTTGTTGGAGGAGTTTTGCATAATTGCACAGTAATTAGGGGAATGGCTTTAAAAGGTGATGCTGTGGGAAGTATAAAACGTGTGGAGAAGGCgaag GTGGCTGTGTTTGCTACTGGTGTTGATTCAACTGCTACTGAAACAAAAGGAACTGTTTTGATTCACTCTGCTGAGCAG CTGGAGAATTATGCAAAAACTGAAGAAGCTAAGGTTGAGGAGCTCATTAAAGCAGTTGCTGATTCTGGTGCCAAAGTTATCGTTAGTGGTGGAGCAGTCGGGGAAATGGCATTGCATTTCTGTGACCGTTACAA GCTAATGGTCTTGAAAATCAGCTCAAAGTTTGAACTACGACGCTTCTGCCGCACAACAGGCACTTCTGCTCTT CTGAAACTCAGCCAACCAAAGCCAGATGATTTGGGATTTGTTGATTCAATTTCAGTTGAGGAAATCGGTGGTTCTCGG GTCACTGTTGTGAGAAGTGAAGATGGGGGTAACAAGGTTGCCACTGTGGTTCTGCGAGGAAGTACTGATAGTATATTGGATGATCTTGAAAGAGCTGTTGATGATGGAGTCAATACATATAAG GCAATGTGCAGGGATAGTCGTATGGTACCTGGAGCTGCTGCTACAGAAATCGAGTTGGCGAGAAGACTGAAAGAGTTCTCCTTCAAGGAAACAGG ATTGGATCAGTATGCCATTGCTAAGTTTGCTGAAAGTTTTGAATTGGTACCGAGAACCCTGGCAGAGAATGCTGGACTCAATCCAATGGATATTATTTCTAAGTTGTATGAAAAGCATGCATCTGGGAATGGTAAAGTGGGCATCGACTTGAGGGGAGACGACTCTGAGGACGGTGTTTGCAAGGATGTCTCAAccgtgaatgtttgggacctttATGTCACTAA GTTTTTGGCTCTCAAATATGCTGCAGAGGCTGCCTGCACTGTGTTGCGTGTAGATCAG ATTATCATGGCGAAACCAGCTGGAGGTCCAGCGAGGAGAGATCAACCTGCAGGAATGGATGAGGACTAA